Genomic DNA from Amycolatopsis alba DSM 44262:
CGTGATCCCGAAGGTTCAGGGCCCGGCGTTGCGCGGGGGTGACGGTGCGGGCGGCGCGGCCGATGTCGAGCGGCTCACTCTCCGACCCGAGCACAGCGGGAATGATCTTGGCGTCACAGGCCAACATCCGGGCATGACGTGCGGTGATCTGCGAGACCTCGTCCACACACGCTGACCCCAGTCCCGACGTCAGGGTCTCCAGGGGGATGGTGACCACGATCGTGGTGCGGTCCCCGGATAAGGTTGGTGCTTTGTCGTTGGTCATCGCGTAGTGGATGGCGTCGAAGAGTGCGTCGCCGTGGCGTTCGCCGGGGGTGCGGGGGTCGCGGTTGCCGTCCTCGTCGACGGGTCTTCGCTGCCCCCAGGTCTCGAACAGCGCATTCGCGCGAGCCCCGAACTCCGGATCCAGCAGACCGTTCAAGCGCCACCAGCCGTCGTCACGTTTGCGTAAGTGCACCTCACGCGACGGTGGTTTGAGGTCCTCGTCCTTGGGTTCGCTGCCGTCGGGGTCGAGGTGGCCCAGCAGTTCAGCCCCGCCGTTGACGATCTGCTGCGGACCGGCATGGCGGGCAAGGTTCACCAGGATCTGTTCCGCCCCTGACCGGTCTTCCTCCGACACCTCAGGCGGGATCCTCTTCAAGACCGCCAGCAGCGGGTCCAGCTGCTGAGGGCCAAGATCCCCCTCAGCTGCGGCCGCACCCGCGAGCGGAGCAAACGCAGGCGCGGGGGTGCCGTCCAAGTTCCGGCCCTCGTTCAGCGCCAACGCCCGCGCTACGGTGTCGCGGGCTTCCTTTGGGCTGATGCGGGCGGTTTCGGCGAACCAGCCCGCCGTCGAACCATGCCCGAACAACTCCATCGGACCACGGGACTCGATCTCCACCAGAAACTGACCGACCTCCGCCAACGCCTGGCGTGCCACCGACATGCGCTCGACCACACCGTGCGCGAGTTCCCGCGCACCGGCACGCCACAGCTCGTGTGGCGGTTCGAGGATTCGTTGGCTGGACACCCCACGATAATACCAAGAATCGAACAAGTGTGCGAATGTGAAAAGTATTCTTGGGTGGTTTCAACTGGTGAGTGCACCGCCTCTGGTCTGGCGACACTTTGTCGAACGCTTCGATCGGCTTGAGTCGTTCAGCGTCTGCCGTGGCCGGTCGTTGAGTTCGTCTGCGATGGCATCGAGTTCGCCTTGTGAATACCCGGACAGGTCGGTTCTTTTGGGAAGGTACTGGCGCAGTAATCCCTTGGTGTTCTCGTCGCTGCCGCGCTGCCAAGGTGAGCGCGGGTCACAAAAGAACGCGATCAACTGTTGGGCGAAATTCGAGGGTTGGTGTGCCACCTGCCTCGGCAGGAGGTTTGAGTCAGCCCATGGTCTCGCGTGGACGGTTGCCGACGATGGCGTCGAGTGTGCATTCCCGGCTGGCAGGCGGGCGACCCGTTCGGCACCCATGTCCTGGATCCGCCCCTACCGCAGCGTGCGTCCGACTGTCTGTGCCGAGCGGTTCAGATGGCCAGGGCCACCTGAACCGATGTCGGTTGACGACGATCACGCGGTATGGCCGAGTTCTCAGCTTTCGGATGCGGATAGTCGGTGTCGGGATTCAGCGAGGTGACAGACAGGCTGCTTCCGTCAGGGGCGCTGCTCGCTGCACTCGGCCAGCCGGTCTCCAGGCTGGGCGCTTCGGCCAGTGACAGGACGGCGCCCACCACTGTCGCGGCAAGCACGCTTGCTGAGGCGATCCGACGAATCATGGACATCTCTCGCTCCTTGGCTCTCTGTGGTGATCCAGCCTGACATCTGCCGGATACGAAAACCACACCGCCCGAGCCTGCCGCATCGCTGCTATGAGTCTGCCCTTGAAGACAGCGGAATCTGTCCGAAGATGATCTCCGGCCGGGAGGAAAACTAGCTGAGGCGCAAGATGGTTTCCTCGATTTCGGTGTCCCGCGCGGACGCGTAGGCGTTCTCGGTGCCGATGATCGTAAAACCTGCCTTCTCCAGAACCCGAAGCGATCCGAGGTTGTCGCCGGCAGCGCGGGCATACAAGGGCCGGACCTCGACGATGTCGAGCAACAGTGCGAGTGCCTGGCTGGCGATTCCTTGCCCCCACGCCGAACGGTCGATCCAGTAGGTGACTTCAGTGTCGCCTTCCACGACGAAACTGCCTACGGTGCCGAGGAAACGTCCCTCACCGGTCACCGCACGCAGGATGATGTCCGGAGAAGACCTCAACTTCGCCATATGCGTGTCGAACGCTTCGCGATCGTCGGGGTCCCTGGAGATGAACGCGGCCATCCGAACCGACTCGGGGTCACGCATCTGTTCGAACAGGGTGTCGAGATCGGAATCCTCGACCAGCCGCAGCGCCACCTCTGCCATTGATGTTCTCCTCACTTCGCCTGAATCCGCGGCGCAACGTATCAGCGACATCCGACAATCTTGTCGGACCACGCGTCTAAGGTGGCCGAGACGCCGCAGTCACCCCCTGGAGGCAGGCATGTCGTTGTTGGCCCAGTTGACCACCGCGATCACCACGGGCACGATCGAGGTCGTCGACCTCACCGCCCCGTTGAGCGCGAGCACCCCGATCCTGCAGCTGCCGGAGCCGTTCGCGAACACGATCCCGTTCGGCCTGGAGGAGATCAGCCGCTACGACGAACGCGGGCCGCGCTGGTACTGGAACAACATCCACACCGGCGAGCACACCGGGACCCATCTCGACGTTCCCGTGCATTGGCTGTCGGGCAAGGACGGCCACGACGTTTCCGAGGTGCCGCTGCGCTCGCTGGTCGCCCCGGCCGTGGTGCTCGACGCGTCGGCTCGCGCGGCTGAGGATCCGGACTTCCTGCTCTCCATCGAAGACATCCGCGAGTGGGAGCGCGAGAACGGGCCGTTGCCCGACGGCGGCTGGCTGCTCTACCGCACGGGTTGGGACGCTCGTTCGCACGATCAGGAGACCTTCCTCAACAACGACGAGAACGGTCCGCATACGCCGGGCGTGTCGGCGGAATGTGCCCGCTGGCTCGCGGAGGAGGCGCCGATCACCGGGTTCGGGGTGGAGACCGTCGGCACCGACGCGGGACAGGCGCCGGCTCTCGAACCGGCCTTCCCCTGCCATGAACTCCTTCTGGGGGCGGGAAAACATGGCCTGACCCAGTTGCGGAACCTGGTGCGCCTGCCGCCGACCGGAGCCCTGCTGGTGGTCAGCCCGCTCCCGATCGTCGGCGGTTCCGGCAGCCCGGCCAGGGTCTACGCACTGGTCGAGCGGGCATGAACGTCGCGGAGCTGGTCGGCCGCACGCTGGCGGAGCTTGGCGTTGGGGCTGCGTTCGGGGTCGTGGGCAGCGGCAACTTCGTGGTCACCAACGGGTTGCGGGCGGGCGGAGTGCGGTTCGTCGCCGCGCGGCATGAGGGCGGCGCGGCGAGTATGGCCGACGCGTACGCGCGGATGAGCGGCCGCGTGTCGGTGCTGAGTCTCCACCAGGGCTGCGGGCTGACCAATGCGCTCACCGGGATCACCGAGGCGGCCAAGAGCCGGACCCCGATGATCGTCCTGACCGGTGACACCGCGGCGTCGGCGGTGCTGTCGAACTTCCGGATCGGCCAGGACGCGCTCGCGACCGCCGTCGGCGCCGTGCCGGAACGCGTCCACAGCGCGCCCACCGCGGTCGCCGACACCGTCCGCGCGTACCGGACGGCCGTGCAGCAGCGCCGGACCGTCCTGCTCAACCTCCCGCTCGACGTCCAAGCCCAGGAAGCGCCCGAAGCGGTCGAAATACCGAAGGTCCGCGGTCCGGCGCCGATCAGGCCGGACGCGGGGATGGTCGCGAAACTGGCCGATCTTCTCGCCGAAGCGCGGCGGCCGGTGTTCATCGCCGGCCGCGGCGCGCGGGCGAGCGCGGTGCCCCTCCGGGAACTCGCGGAGATCTCCGGTGCATTGCTGGCGACCTCGGCGGTGGCACACGGCCTCTTCCACGACGACCCCTTCTCACTCGGGATCTCGGGCGGCTTTTCGTCACCACGAACGGCGGACCTCATCGTCGACGCCGACCTCGTGATCGGCTGGGGCTGCGCGCTGAACATGTGGACCACCCGGCACGGCACGCTCCTCGGCCCGGCCGCCCGGCTGGTCCAGGTCGACGTCGAACAGGCCGCGCTCGGCGCGCACCGCCCGATCGACCTCGGTGTGGTCGGCGACGTCGCCGGCACCGCTGTCGACGTCCACGCGGAACTCGACAAGCGCGGCCACCAAAGGAGCCGCGAAGCCCCCACAGGCACACGATGGAACGACGTCCCGTATAACGACCTATCCGGCGACGGGCGTATCGATCCGCGCACGCTCAGCCGACGGCTCGACGAGATCCTGCCCGCCGAACGTATGGTCTCGATCGACTCCGGCAACTTCATGGGCTATCCGAGTGCGTACCTGTCCGTCCCCGACGAGAACGGCTTCTGCTTCACCCAGGCGTTCCAGAGTATCGGGCTCGGTCTCGGGACGGCGATCGGCGCGGCGCTGGCCCGGCCGGATCGGCTACCGGTGCTCGGCGTCGGCGACGGCGGGTTCCACATGGCCGTTTCCGAGCTGGAAACCGCGGTACGGCTACGTATCCCACTCGTGATCGTCGTCTACAACGACGCCGCGTACGGTGCCGAGATCCACCACTTCGGTGACGCCGACATGACCACCGTCCGGTTCCCCGACACCGACATCGCCGCGATCGGCCGCGGGTTCGGCTGCGACGGCGTCACCGTGCGGTCGGTCGGTGATCTGGCCGCCGTCAAGGAATGGCTCGGCGGGCCACGGGACGCGCCGCTCGTCATCGACGCCAAGATCGCCGACGACGGCGGCTCGTGGTGGCTCGCCGAAGCCTTTCGCCACTGAAAGCTAAACGCCCCAGTCCGGCCGCAACGGCATGGCCGCGTCACCGTCCTCGCCGACCTTCACCCCGAGCACCTGGTGCAGTTCGATCTCCCGCCGCTCGAACGCGAGGCGGCACGCGGCCATGTACAGCGCCCAGACGCGGCTTCGCCCGGCGCCCGCTTCGGCGACGGCCTCGTCCCAGTTCGCGTCGAGGTTGGCACACCAGGCGCCGAGGGTGGTGGCGTAATGCTCGCGGAGGTTCTCCGAATGCCGCACTTCGAGCCCGCTGTCGTGCATCGCGGTGGCGATCTCGCCGACGGACTCCAGTTCGCCGTCGGGGAAGACGTACCGGTCGATGAACCCTCGTGACCGGTGCGCCACCGAAGTGTCCGGGTTGGTGATGCAGTGGTTCAGCATGCGCCCGTGCGGCTTCAGTTTCCCGGCGAGGAAACGGAAGTACGACGGCAGGTTGCGGGCGCCGATGTGCTCGGTGAGCCCGATCGACGACACCGCGTCGAAGCCCGTTTCGGTGACGTCGCGGTAGTCGAGGTGTCTCACCTCGGCGCGGTCCGCGAGGCCCTTGGTCACGATGTCCTTCTGTGCCCATTGCGCCTGCTCGCGCGAAAGGGTGACACCAAGCGCCTCGACGCCGTAGTGCGCGACGGCGTGTTCGACCATCCCGCCCCAGCCACAGCCGACGTCCAGCAGCCGCATGCCTGGCCGCAGGCCGAGTTTCCGGCACACCAGGTCGAATTTGTGCGCCTGCGCCTCTTCCAGCGAAGACACGTCGGACGGATACGCGGCGCAGGTGTAGGCCATCGACGGGCCGAGTACCAGTTCGTAGAACCGGTTCGAGACGTCATAGTGATTCGAGATCGCGTTGCTGTCGCGCGCTTTCGAGTGCCGCAACCCGTCGACGGTGCGCTTGAGCCTGCTCGGCAGTTCCTCGGCGGGCGGGGCGACGCGGCGCAGATGCGTGGGACCGAGTTTGCGCAGCAGCCACACCCGGTCCGCGGGGCTGAGCTGATCGACCTGCGCCACGAGCGCGCGCAACGCCGAGTAGAGATCACCGTCCACGTCGAGCGCGCCGGCGACGTAGGCACGTGCCAGGCCGAGGTCTCCGGGGGACGACAGCAGGTACGTCAGCGCCAGCGGTGACCGCACCTGGATCGAGACCGGCGCGTCGGCCGGGCCGCTCCTGCTGCCGTCGTAGGCGGTGATGGACACTTCAGCGTTCGGGCCGAGCAACCGCTCGAAGATCTTCCCGACGGTCGTCGTCTCAGCCATGTTCGTCTCTCTCTTCCCGGACCCGATCACCGCCGCCGCACGCATTTCGCGTACAGGTCGAGCAAGCGGCCGTCGGGGTCGTAAACCGTCTTCAGCTTCCGGTAGGCGTCGCCGTTGTACAGCCGCCAGAACTCGTCTTCGGTATAGAAACTGTCGGAGTACAGCGACTTCCGCCCGCCGAGTCGGGTCACTTCGGCCTCGATCAGCCGATTGTGGGTATCCGGGGCCTCGCCTGGGTCCAGCGGGACCGCG
This window encodes:
- a CDS encoding HNH endonuclease signature motif containing protein, producing the protein MSSQRILEPPHELWRAGARELAHGVVERMSVARQALAEVGQFLVEIESRGPMELFGHGSTAGWFAETARISPKEARDTVARALALNEGRNLDGTPAPAFAPLAGAAAAEGDLGPQQLDPLLAVLKRIPPEVSEEDRSGAEQILVNLARHAGPQQIVNGGAELLGHLDPDGSEPKDEDLKPPSREVHLRKRDDGWWRLNGLLDPEFGARANALFETWGQRRPVDEDGNRDPRTPGERHGDALFDAIHYAMTNDKAPTLSGDRTTIVVTIPLETLTSGLGSACVDEVSQITARHARMLACDAKIIPAVLGSESEPLDIGRAARTVTPAQRRALNLRDHGCAFPGCHRKPKHCEAHHILPWGHLGDTDLTNLCLLCRYHHMVIHGQSGWTVRMAADGRPEFVPPQYLDPLQKPRRNHR
- a CDS encoding thiamine pyrophosphate-binding protein; the encoded protein is MNVAELVGRTLAELGVGAAFGVVGSGNFVVTNGLRAGGVRFVAARHEGGAASMADAYARMSGRVSVLSLHQGCGLTNALTGITEAAKSRTPMIVLTGDTAASAVLSNFRIGQDALATAVGAVPERVHSAPTAVADTVRAYRTAVQQRRTVLLNLPLDVQAQEAPEAVEIPKVRGPAPIRPDAGMVAKLADLLAEARRPVFIAGRGARASAVPLRELAEISGALLATSAVAHGLFHDDPFSLGISGGFSSPRTADLIVDADLVIGWGCALNMWTTRHGTLLGPAARLVQVDVEQAALGAHRPIDLGVVGDVAGTAVDVHAELDKRGHQRSREAPTGTRWNDVPYNDLSGDGRIDPRTLSRRLDEILPAERMVSIDSGNFMGYPSAYLSVPDENGFCFTQAFQSIGLGLGTAIGAALARPDRLPVLGVGDGGFHMAVSELETAVRLRIPLVIVVYNDAAYGAEIHHFGDADMTTVRFPDTDIAAIGRGFGCDGVTVRSVGDLAAVKEWLGGPRDAPLVIDAKIADDGGSWWLAEAFRH
- a CDS encoding class I SAM-dependent methyltransferase codes for the protein MAETTTVGKIFERLLGPNAEVSITAYDGSRSGPADAPVSIQVRSPLALTYLLSSPGDLGLARAYVAGALDVDGDLYSALRALVAQVDQLSPADRVWLLRKLGPTHLRRVAPPAEELPSRLKRTVDGLRHSKARDSNAISNHYDVSNRFYELVLGPSMAYTCAAYPSDVSSLEEAQAHKFDLVCRKLGLRPGMRLLDVGCGWGGMVEHAVAHYGVEALGVTLSREQAQWAQKDIVTKGLADRAEVRHLDYRDVTETGFDAVSSIGLTEHIGARNLPSYFRFLAGKLKPHGRMLNHCITNPDTSVAHRSRGFIDRYVFPDGELESVGEIATAMHDSGLEVRHSENLREHYATTLGAWCANLDANWDEAVAEAGAGRSRVWALYMAACRLAFERREIELHQVLGVKVGEDGDAAMPLRPDWGV
- a CDS encoding cyclase family protein, which gives rise to MSLLAQLTTAITTGTIEVVDLTAPLSASTPILQLPEPFANTIPFGLEEISRYDERGPRWYWNNIHTGEHTGTHLDVPVHWLSGKDGHDVSEVPLRSLVAPAVVLDASARAAEDPDFLLSIEDIREWERENGPLPDGGWLLYRTGWDARSHDQETFLNNDENGPHTPGVSAECARWLAEEAPITGFGVETVGTDAGQAPALEPAFPCHELLLGAGKHGLTQLRNLVRLPPTGALLVVSPLPIVGGSGSPARVYALVERA
- a CDS encoding GNAT family N-acetyltransferase; the encoded protein is MAEVALRLVEDSDLDTLFEQMRDPESVRMAAFISRDPDDREAFDTHMAKLRSSPDIILRAVTGEGRFLGTVGSFVVEGDTEVTYWIDRSAWGQGIASQALALLLDIVEVRPLYARAAGDNLGSLRVLEKAGFTIIGTENAYASARDTEIEETILRLS